One Thermus antranikianii DSM 12462 DNA window includes the following coding sequences:
- a CDS encoding heavy metal translocating P-type ATPase: MALEVKVGVKGMTCASCVARVERALKRAPGVEEARVNLTTEEAFLRLQEGIDLKEVLKQVEEAGYEPVVARVEIPIRGMTCAACVARVERALKKLPGVLSAHVNLATEKAFVEYLPDTVTLPRLRQAIRDAGYEPLEVTQEEKPAPAYPLDLLIALPFAFLTLLLAMGPLLLPLPHLPPLFQALTALPVLYAGRRFFRQALAEIRHRSLGMSTLVALGAGSAYLYSFLVLLFPTLFPEEARHLYLEAGAVILALILLGKHLEEKAKGKASEAIRKLLALRPKTARVVQEGEEREIPAEALIPGDLVRVLPGERIPADGVVVEGFSHVDEAMLTGEPIPKAKKPGDEVVGGTVNGEGPLLIRVSRVGEATVLAQMARLVEEAQAYKPRVQEVADRIASVFVPIVLLIGLITFALWLLLGPGLSYAFVALLSVLLIACPCAMGLATPAAIAVATGRAAGMGLLFRKGQAIEGLARADTVVLDKTGTLTQGKPTLTERLGFALSPEEALRLAAALERGSEHPIAKAVLEAAKDLNLPEAEGVRALPGEGIEGVVEGRRLYLGGPALMERLKVALPQEAQELSQKGYTPLYLADGERLLAAFGVFDPPKPEARRVVAALKALGLKPVLLTGDHPVPARRVAEALGIEEVLAGVRPEGKVEAIRHLQTQGRKVIFVGDGINDAAALAQADAGIALATGTDIAVEAGDVILLSPSLEGLVHAILLSRRTLRTIYLNFFWAYAYNILLIPVAAGALYPFTGLLLNPMLAAGAMSLSSLFVLTNSLRLRGFQPKSLTGA, from the coding sequence ATGGCACTGGAAGTGAAGGTAGGGGTAAAGGGCATGACCTGTGCCTCGTGCGTGGCGCGGGTGGAAAGGGCGCTCAAGCGCGCCCCCGGGGTGGAGGAGGCCCGGGTCAACCTCACCACCGAGGAAGCCTTTTTGCGCCTTCAGGAAGGGATAGACCTCAAGGAGGTCCTGAAGCAGGTGGAGGAGGCCGGCTACGAGCCAGTGGTGGCCCGGGTGGAGATCCCCATCCGGGGCATGACCTGCGCCGCCTGCGTGGCCCGGGTGGAAAGGGCCTTGAAGAAGCTACCCGGGGTGCTTTCCGCCCACGTGAACCTGGCCACGGAGAAGGCCTTTGTGGAGTACCTCCCGGACACCGTGACCCTTCCCCGCCTGCGCCAGGCCATCCGGGATGCAGGGTACGAGCCCCTAGAGGTAACCCAGGAGGAAAAACCGGCCCCCGCTTACCCCTTGGATCTCCTCATCGCCTTGCCCTTTGCCTTCCTCACCCTTCTCCTAGCCATGGGGCCCCTGCTCCTTCCCCTTCCCCACCTCCCTCCTCTTTTCCAAGCCCTCACCGCCCTCCCCGTCCTCTACGCCGGCCGGCGCTTCTTCCGCCAGGCCCTGGCGGAGATCCGGCACCGTTCCCTGGGCATGAGCACCCTGGTGGCCCTGGGGGCAGGAAGCGCCTACCTCTACTCCTTTCTGGTCCTGCTCTTTCCCACCCTTTTCCCGGAGGAGGCCCGCCATCTCTACCTCGAGGCGGGGGCGGTGATCCTGGCCCTGATCCTTTTGGGCAAGCACCTGGAGGAAAAGGCCAAGGGGAAGGCCTCGGAGGCCATCCGCAAGCTCCTGGCCTTGAGGCCCAAAACCGCCCGGGTGGTTCAGGAAGGGGAGGAAAGGGAAATCCCCGCCGAGGCCCTCATCCCCGGGGATCTGGTGCGGGTGCTTCCCGGGGAGCGCATCCCCGCAGATGGGGTGGTGGTGGAGGGGTTCAGCCATGTGGACGAGGCCATGCTCACCGGGGAGCCCATCCCCAAGGCCAAGAAGCCCGGGGATGAGGTGGTGGGGGGAACGGTGAACGGGGAAGGTCCCCTCCTCATCCGGGTAAGCCGGGTGGGGGAGGCCACGGTCCTGGCCCAGATGGCCCGCCTGGTGGAGGAAGCCCAGGCCTACAAGCCCCGGGTCCAGGAGGTGGCGGACCGCATCGCCAGCGTCTTCGTGCCCATCGTGCTCCTCATCGGCCTTATCACCTTCGCCCTCTGGCTTCTTTTGGGGCCCGGCCTCTCCTACGCCTTCGTGGCCCTTCTTTCCGTGCTCCTTATCGCCTGCCCCTGCGCCATGGGCCTCGCCACCCCAGCGGCCATCGCCGTGGCCACGGGCAGGGCGGCGGGAATGGGCCTCCTTTTCCGCAAGGGCCAGGCCATCGAAGGCCTTGCCCGGGCGGATACCGTGGTGCTGGACAAAACCGGGACCCTGACCCAAGGGAAGCCCACCCTCACGGAACGCCTGGGGTTCGCCCTAAGCCCTGAGGAGGCCTTGCGCCTCGCCGCCGCCTTGGAGCGGGGAAGCGAACACCCCATCGCCAAGGCGGTTCTGGAGGCAGCCAAGGATCTCAACCTGCCCGAGGCCGAAGGGGTGCGGGCCCTGCCCGGGGAGGGCATCGAGGGAGTGGTGGAGGGAAGAAGGCTTTACCTGGGGGGTCCAGCCCTCATGGAGCGGCTCAAGGTGGCCCTTCCCCAGGAGGCCCAGGAGCTTTCCCAAAAGGGCTACACTCCCCTTTACCTGGCGGATGGGGAGAGGCTTTTGGCCGCCTTCGGGGTCTTTGACCCCCCCAAGCCCGAGGCGCGAAGGGTGGTGGCCGCTTTAAAGGCCCTGGGCCTCAAGCCCGTCCTCCTCACCGGGGACCATCCCGTCCCGGCCAGGCGGGTGGCCGAGGCCTTGGGCATAGAGGAGGTGCTGGCCGGGGTGCGCCCTGAGGGTAAGGTGGAGGCCATACGGCACCTCCAGACCCAGGGGCGGAAGGTGATCTTCGTGGGGGACGGCATCAACGACGCCGCCGCCTTGGCCCAGGCCGATGCGGGCATCGCCCTGGCCACGGGCACGGACATCGCGGTGGAGGCCGGGGATGTGATCCTGCTTTCGCCAAGCCTGGAAGGGTTGGTGCACGCCATCCTCCTATCCCGGCGCACCCTAAGGACCATTTACCTCAACTTCTTCTGGGCTTATGCCTACAAC
- a CDS encoding metal-sensitive transcriptional regulator: protein MPRHPLHLDPKVREEAKRRLLSAKGHLEGILRMLEDPHVYCVDVLKQLKAVEGALDRVGEMVLRAHLRDHVATAHERGDVEEIVEELMEALKYR from the coding sequence GTGCCCCGCCACCCCCTCCACCTGGACCCCAAGGTGCGGGAAGAGGCCAAAAGGCGCCTCCTCTCCGCCAAGGGCCACCTCGAGGGCATCCTGCGCATGCTGGAGGATCCCCACGTCTACTGCGTGGACGTGCTGAAGCAACTCAAGGCGGTGGAGGGTGCCCTGGACCGGGTGGGGGAGATGGTCCTAAGGGCCCACCTCAGGGACCACGTGGCCACCGCCCACGAGCGGGGGGACGTGGAGGAAATCGTGGAGGAACTGATGGAGGCCCTCAAGTACCGTTGA
- a CDS encoding CopZ family metallochaperone encodes MLKLKVEGMTCNHCVMAVKKALMKVPGVEKAEVSLERAEALVEGKADPEALIRAVEEEGYRAVLAG; translated from the coding sequence ATGCTGAAGCTCAAGGTAGAAGGCATGACCTGCAACCACTGCGTGATGGCGGTCAAGAAGGCCCTCATGAAGGTGCCTGGGGTGGAGAAGGCCGAGGTGAGCCTGGAACGGGCCGAGGCCCTGGTGGAGGGCAAGGCGGACCCCGAGGCCCTGATCCGGGCGGTGGAAGAGGAAGGGTACCGGGCTGTCCTGGCGGGCTAA
- a CDS encoding Rieske (2Fe-2S) protein, whose amino-acid sequence MWTPVAKLGDLENGRLVVKRPEHRKPILLLYTGEEVFALEDICTHDDGPLHEGDVEDGQIVCPRHGARFDLKTGRQTLPAPRPVKVFPAKLEGDTILLDL is encoded by the coding sequence ATGTGGACCCCGGTGGCCAAGCTGGGCGATCTGGAAAACGGCAGGCTGGTGGTCAAAAGGCCCGAGCACCGGAAGCCCATCCTCCTCCTCTACACCGGGGAGGAGGTCTTCGCCCTGGAGGACATCTGCACCCACGACGACGGCCCCCTCCACGAGGGGGATGTGGAAGACGGCCAGATCGTCTGCCCCCGGCACGGGGCCCGCTTCGATCTGAAAACAGGCCGGCAGACCCTTCCCGCCCCCAGGCCCGTCAAGGTCTTCCCCGCCAAGCTGGAGGGGGATACCATCCTCCTGGACCTCTAA
- the sufD gene encoding Fe-S cluster assembly protein SufD gives MQVLDKTQVEAISRALKEPGWVLEKRLKALEAFARLPYPSKKDEAWRYTDLSEAPLEQEVETPKGRRLSRDGLPELVKRRLEKTDVSGFLVFVGPDLVYAEVPEELSAKGLVFTSLAEALKTHPGKVEATLFRGVYVEDKFAAENSAFFTHGAFLYVPAGLEVEKPLGVFKVLEGGKASAGRSLIFLEDNAKAAYIEEYLSLDLPPTLHLSATEMVLRPGARLRHAHVQTLGDGVWHFHRQRALLERDAALNDLVVNLGGRYARSEVASELLGPGAESEMLGLYFGHGLQHFDHYTLQHHVEHHTRSDLLYKGAVKDEARAVFSGLIKLERGAQKTDAYQANRNLILSPTARVDSIPQLEIGANDVRCTHGSTTAPVDEMQLFYLQSRGLPRSLAQELLVKAHLADVLNRIPLKALRAHLEAVIEEKVRI, from the coding sequence ATGCAGGTACTGGACAAAACGCAGGTGGAAGCCATCTCCCGGGCCCTAAAGGAGCCGGGCTGGGTGCTGGAGAAAAGGCTAAAGGCCCTCGAGGCCTTCGCCCGCCTCCCCTACCCCAGCAAGAAGGACGAGGCCTGGCGCTACACGGATCTCTCCGAAGCCCCCTTGGAACAAGAGGTGGAAACCCCCAAGGGGCGCAGGCTTTCCCGGGACGGGCTTCCCGAACTGGTGAAGCGCCGCCTGGAGAAGACCGATGTTTCGGGCTTTCTGGTCTTCGTGGGCCCGGATTTGGTTTACGCCGAGGTGCCGGAGGAGCTTTCCGCCAAGGGCCTGGTCTTCACTAGCCTGGCCGAGGCCTTGAAGACCCACCCCGGTAAGGTGGAGGCTACCCTCTTCCGGGGGGTCTACGTGGAGGACAAGTTCGCCGCGGAAAACTCCGCCTTCTTCACCCACGGGGCCTTCCTCTACGTGCCCGCGGGGCTCGAGGTGGAAAAGCCCCTCGGGGTCTTCAAGGTGCTGGAAGGGGGCAAGGCCTCGGCGGGCCGGAGCCTCATCTTCCTGGAGGACAACGCCAAGGCCGCCTACATCGAGGAGTACCTCTCCTTGGACCTCCCCCCCACCCTGCACCTCTCCGCCACGGAGATGGTCTTGAGGCCTGGAGCCCGGCTGCGCCACGCCCACGTGCAAACCCTGGGCGACGGGGTCTGGCACTTCCACCGGCAAAGGGCCCTGCTGGAGCGGGATGCCGCCTTAAACGACCTGGTGGTGAACCTGGGCGGGCGCTACGCCAGGAGCGAGGTGGCCTCGGAGCTATTGGGCCCAGGAGCGGAAAGCGAGATGCTGGGGCTTTACTTCGGCCACGGCCTCCAACACTTCGACCACTACACCCTGCAGCACCACGTGGAGCACCACACCCGAAGCGACCTCCTCTACAAGGGGGCGGTGAAGGACGAGGCCCGGGCGGTCTTTTCCGGCCTCATCAAGCTGGAGCGGGGAGCCCAGAAGACCGACGCCTACCAGGCCAACCGCAACCTCATCCTCTCCCCCACCGCCCGGGTGGACTCCATCCCCCAGCTGGAGATCGGGGCCAACGACGTGCGTTGCACCCACGGCAGCACCACCGCCCCTGTGGACGAGATGCAACTCTTCTACCTGCAGTCCCGGGGCCTGCCCCGTAGCCTTGCCCAGGAGCTCTTGGTCAAGGCCCACCTGGCGGACGTTCTTAACCGCATTCCCCTCAAGGCCTTAAGGGCTCACCTCGAGGCGGTGATCGAGGAAAAGGTTAGAATCTGA
- the sufB gene encoding Fe-S cluster assembly protein SufB — MSEVDLRALGEEYKYHFVDEVKPVFVAERGLTRRVIEAISYHKGEPEWMLKFRLRALEIFQKKPMPTWGPDLSGLDLDNLVYYVKPAEVRDAKSWEEIPEEIRRTYERLGIPEAERKVLAGVGAQYDSEMVYHRVREELERQGVIFVAIEEGMKKYEDLFKEYFAKVVPPEDNKFAALNSAAWSGGSFVYIPPGVKVELPLQAYFRVNTPEFGQFERTLIIVDEGAEVHYIEGCTAPMYSTESLHTGVIEIVVKRGARSRYTTIQNWSTNMYNLVTQRALVYGDAFHEWLDGNLGSKVTMKYPSSYLLEPGARTEILSIAFAKTGQHQDTGAKIILAAPHTSGTIVSKSISKGEGRASYRGLVKVLEGARGAKANVECDALLIDPESRTDTYPYIEIEEDTAHVGHEATVSKINDEQIFYLQTRGLKEDEAAALIVRGFIEPIAKELPLEYAVELNRLIELEMEGSVG, encoded by the coding sequence ATGAGCGAGGTAGATCTTAGGGCGCTGGGCGAAGAGTACAAATACCACTTCGTGGACGAGGTCAAGCCGGTCTTCGTGGCCGAGCGGGGCCTCACCCGGAGGGTGATCGAGGCCATCAGCTACCACAAGGGGGAGCCCGAGTGGATGCTGAAGTTCCGCCTGCGGGCTTTGGAAATCTTCCAGAAAAAGCCCATGCCCACCTGGGGCCCGGACCTCTCGGGCCTGGACCTGGACAACCTGGTCTACTACGTGAAGCCCGCAGAGGTGAGGGACGCCAAGAGCTGGGAGGAGATCCCGGAGGAGATCCGCCGGACCTACGAGCGCCTGGGCATCCCCGAGGCCGAGCGCAAGGTGCTCGCCGGGGTGGGAGCCCAGTACGACTCGGAGATGGTCTACCACCGGGTCAGGGAGGAGCTGGAGCGGCAGGGGGTCATCTTCGTGGCCATCGAGGAGGGGATGAAGAAGTACGAGGACCTCTTCAAGGAGTACTTCGCCAAGGTGGTCCCCCCGGAGGACAACAAGTTCGCCGCCCTGAACTCCGCCGCCTGGTCCGGGGGCTCCTTCGTCTACATTCCCCCCGGGGTAAAGGTGGAGCTTCCCCTGCAGGCCTACTTCCGGGTCAACACCCCCGAGTTCGGCCAGTTTGAGCGGACCCTGATCATCGTGGACGAGGGGGCCGAGGTGCATTACATCGAGGGCTGCACCGCCCCCATGTACTCCACGGAAAGCCTCCACACCGGGGTCATCGAGATCGTGGTGAAGCGGGGGGCCAGGAGCCGCTACACCACCATCCAGAACTGGTCCACCAACATGTACAACCTGGTGACCCAACGGGCCCTGGTCTACGGGGATGCCTTCCACGAGTGGCTGGACGGCAACCTGGGCTCCAAGGTCACCATGAAGTACCCCTCCAGCTACCTCCTGGAGCCCGGGGCCCGCACGGAAATCCTCTCCATCGCCTTTGCCAAGACCGGCCAGCACCAGGACACCGGGGCCAAGATCATCCTGGCAGCCCCCCACACCTCGGGCACCATCGTCTCCAAGAGCATCTCCAAGGGGGAGGGCCGGGCCAGCTACCGGGGCCTGGTGAAGGTGCTGGAAGGGGCTAGGGGTGCCAAGGCCAATGTGGAGTGCGACGCCCTTCTCATCGACCCGGAGAGCCGCACCGACACCTACCCCTACATCGAGATCGAGGAGGACACCGCCCACGTGGGCCACGAGGCCACGGTGTCCAAGATCAACGACGAGCAGATCTTCTACCTGCAGACCCGGGGCCTCAAGGAGGATGAGGCCGCAGCCCTCATCGTGCGGGGCTTCATCGAGCCCATCGCCAAGGAGCTGCCGCTGGAATACGCGGTGGAGCTGAACCGGCTCATCGAGCTGGAGATGGAGGGCTCCGTAGGCTAA
- the sufC gene encoding Fe-S cluster assembly ATPase SufC has protein sequence MNQLEIRDLWASIDGETILKGVNLVVPKGQVHALMGPNGAGKSTLGKILAGDPEYTVERGDILLDGESILDLSPDERARKGLFLAFQYPVEVPGVTIANFLRLALQAKLGREVGVAEFWAKVKRALELLDWDEGYLSRYLNEGFSGGEKKRNEILQLLVLEPTYAVLDETDSGLDIDALKVVARGVNAMRGPSFGALVITHYQRLLNYIVPDRVHVMMDGRIVAEGGPELALELEAKGYEWLRERVKEGA, from the coding sequence ATGAACCAGCTGGAAATCCGCGACCTCTGGGCTTCCATTGACGGCGAGACCATCCTAAAGGGCGTGAACCTGGTGGTTCCCAAGGGCCAGGTGCACGCCCTCATGGGCCCCAACGGGGCCGGGAAGAGCACCCTGGGCAAGATCCTGGCCGGGGACCCCGAGTACACGGTGGAACGGGGGGATATCCTTTTGGACGGGGAAAGCATCCTGGATCTATCCCCGGACGAGCGGGCGAGGAAGGGCCTCTTCCTGGCTTTCCAGTACCCCGTGGAGGTGCCGGGGGTCACCATCGCCAACTTCCTGCGCCTGGCCCTGCAGGCCAAACTGGGCCGGGAGGTGGGGGTGGCGGAGTTCTGGGCCAAGGTGAAGCGGGCCCTGGAGCTTCTGGACTGGGACGAGGGCTACCTCTCCCGCTACCTCAACGAGGGCTTTTCCGGCGGGGAGAAGAAGCGGAACGAGATCCTGCAGCTTTTGGTCCTGGAACCCACCTACGCCGTCTTGGACGAGACCGACTCCGGGCTGGACATCGACGCCCTAAAGGTGGTGGCCCGGGGAGTGAACGCCATGCGGGGGCCCAGCTTCGGCGCCCTGGTCATCACCCACTACCAGCGCCTACTGAACTACATCGTCCCTGACCGGGTGCACGTGATGATGGACGGGCGCATCGTGGCGGAGGGCGGCCCCGAGCTGGCCCTGGAGCTGGAGGCTAAGGGCTACGAGTGGCTCCGGGAAAGGGTGAAGGAGGGAGCATGA